A stretch of DNA from Fibrobacter succinogenes:
TCGTAAGGAAGGTTTGGAAGAAGGCCGCGCAGAAGGTCGTGCAGAGGGCCGCGCTGAAGGTCATGCTGCAGGATTGGCTGAAGGTGCTGAGGCAAAGGCTCGTGAAATGGCCCGAACTTTGTTGCAATTGGGCGATTCTGTGGAAAAAGTTCGGATTGTAACAGGTCTTTCAGAGGCTGATGTTGTCTCTATAAAAAATAGTCTTGGATAAGGGGGTGATCCCTTTTAAATAAAAGGGAGTTCCTTTGAGGAACTCCTTTTTGTGTTTATAGAAGATGGGTTGTTATTTGAACTTCAAGAACTTGTAAAGCATTTTCGCGGAGGAGAGTGGCGTTTGCAAGAAGGCGCGCTTTTTGCAGCCGTGCTTTGCGAAGTTCTGCAGAACCTTGTAGAGTTCCGTTTGGTCTGGCTTGTTGACGTTGAGCAAAAATCTGCGGAATTTGTACTCGAAGTCATGCATGCGACCAAAGTAATCGTAGCAGCGCTTTTCATAAGCTTTGAGGAATGCCTTGCTCAAGTTGCCGCATTCGAAACCTTCGTGGACGGTCTGGGCACAGAACCGTCCGGCGCGCATGGCGGCCGCGATGCCGCCTCCGGTAAGTGGGTTCGTGTGGTGCGCGGCATCGCCCACGAGGGCAAAGCGGTCGAGCGTGTAATCTTTCAAGACGCTTGAAACTGGGATGGCGCCGCCCACAACGTGGTTGATTTTTGAACCTGGGAACAGCTTGTAAAGCCATTCCATTGTGGTGTCCAAAACGTTTTGGCTGTGCTTGCCAGAAATCAGGAATCCGGCGCCGAAGTTCGTGACGTTGGACTTGACTTTCGGGAAACTCCAGATGTACCCGTCATTGATAAAGTCATGGCCTTGCCAGAACGTAAGGTAATCCGGCTTGGTCAGAATTCCTTGAACTTGGATGTCAACGCCCGTGCAAGTGAATGCCGGCTTTTGTAAGCAATCGAGCCCGAGTTGCCTTCCGATGCGGCTTTCAACGCCATCTGCGGCGATGACCATCTTGGCGCGGACTTCTTCGGTGGTGTCGCCTGCTCCATCGCCGAGCTTCACGCGGACAAGGCGCATTCCATTTTCTACATCACCGACAAATTCAGCGCGGGCGAGCTTGACGAGTTCTACGCCGTCGTTTTCGGCGAGGTGGGCGAGCCACGGGTCGAACTTTTCGCGGTTGAGCATGATGCCCGTGCCTTTTTGCGCGAGGTCAATGTTCACGCCGTTCGGTCCGTAAATATAAAGTCCATTGATGATTGTTTCGATGCAACTGTCATCGATAGGGCCGTAAGTTTGCAAATCGGCGAGCTTGGTGCTTGCTTCGCCGCAGCGCACGGGAATGCCGACCTTCTCACGCTTTTCGAGGAGGAGTACCTTGTGC
This window harbors:
- a CDS encoding NAD(P)/FAD-dependent oxidoreductase; its protein translation is MFCNQEYDVVVIGAGPGGSVAARNLSRAGHKVLLLEKREKVGIPVRCGEASTKLADLQTYGPIDDSCIETIINGLYIYGPNGVNIDLAQKGTGIMLNREKFDPWLAHLAENDGVELVKLARAEFVGDVENGMRLVRVKLGDGAGDTTEEVRAKMVIAADGVESRIGRQLGLDCLQKPAFTCTGVDIQVQGILTKPDYLTFWQGHDFINDGYIWSFPKVKSNVTNFGAGFLISGKHSQNVLDTTMEWLYKLFPGSKINHVVGGAIPVSSVLKDYTLDRFALVGDAAHHTNPLTGGGIAAAMRAGRFCAQTVHEGFECGNLSKAFLKAYEKRCYDYFGRMHDFEYKFRRFLLNVNKPDQTELYKVLQNFAKHGCKKRAFLQTPLSSAKMLYKFLKFK